The Candidatus Delongbacteria bacterium genomic sequence TTATATGGACCTATTTTAACGTTCGCTCCAATGGTAACATCATTACTAATTATTGAAGTACTGTCAATTATTGCTGTTTCGTGTATCATTTTAATATTACTCTTCGTTAGTTTTATCAACAAGCATTGCTGTCATTAGAGCTTCAGCAGCTTTCTTTCCATCAACATAAGCAGTTCCCTGCATCTGACAGATACCTCTTCTTAATGGTCTTACCATGTCAATCTCCATGATAATCTGATCTCCAGGTACAACTGGTCTTCTAAATTTAACTTTATCAATAGAAGTAAAGAATGGAACCTTAGAATTTTTATCAGAGAGTGTATTCATAAGAAGAATTCCACCCGTTTGAGCCATCGCCTCGACTATTAATACACCTGGCATAACAGGTTTTCCAGGATAATGACCATTGAAAAAATCTTCGTTTGCAGTAACATTCTTCAATCCGACAACTCGCTCTTCAGGCACCAATTCCAATATTCTGTCTACAAGAAGCATTGGAAACCTATGAGGCAAAATTGACATAATATCTTTTACATCAAAAACAAAATTTTCATTGTCTGATTTTTTATACTTCTTAATTAACTTATGCTTGTCAATAGCTTTTTTTAGTTCTTTGACTAATCCAATATGAGCTTCATGACCTCCTCTTGCACATAGGAAATGCCCTTTTACAGGAGTTCCTAAAAGCATCAGATCACCTAAAAGATCAAGTAATTTATGTCTTACGGGTTCGTTTGGATATCTCAAAACAACAGATCCAACGATACCTTTTGTCTCAGGTAAAACACCTTTTGGTAGATCAAGTTTTGATTCAATAATATTTCTTTCTTCCTGAGAAAGCTCTCTATCTAGAATAACTACCGAATTATCAAGATTTCCACCTTTAATCAATCCAACTTCTTTTAATTTCTCCACTTCAGAAAGAAAACAGAAAGTCCTTGTAGATGCATATTCATCAACAAACTCTTTTTCTAAATCGTAAAGAGTCGTAAATTGAGTTCCAAGAGCTGGATTTCTATAATCAACCATATAGGTAATTTGAAGTTTAGTTGAAGGCACAGCAATAAGCTCAATACCTTTTTCAAGTTCTTTATACTCTACATTTTTTTCGATTTCAAAATATTCTTTTGGTTTTTCCTGCTCAACGACATTATTAATTAAAACATTTACAAACCCAATAGCTGAACCGTCTAGCACAGGAGGTTCTTCTGCATCTATTTCAATTATCACATTATCTATCTGAAGTCCAGCCAATGCTGCTAGAACATGTTCAACAGTGTAAACTTTCACACCTTCATTACTAAGAATCGTTCCTCTTGCAATACTGTCTACATAATCTATCAAAGCTGGTATATCAACAGGAGTTTCTAGGTCAATTCTTCTGAAAATAACACCTGTATCATCTTTTGCAGGTTTAAAAGTAATAGTCGACTGACAACCAGTATGAAGACCTATACCTGAAACTGATACTTGTTCTGCTATTGTTCTTTGTTTTATAAACATCCCTTCTCCATCATTTTGTTTGAATTGTGGAAAATGCTAATTTTATGTAAAAAAAGCAAATGTATTCTATTGTTATTCATGCCTATTTTAAAATCATTCGATTAGTTAGATAAAAATCAAAACAACTTTCTTTCATAAAAATGTTGAAAACTTAAATTTTGAATTTAAATAAAACGGGTACAATTTACCCGTTTATAAGTTCCTCTTTATTCAACTGAATATCTCAGTATTTGTTGACCTTTACCACAAATAATACCAAATTGAGGTCCTAAAAAGTACGATTTGTTCATCCTAAATTTTGAAACAGAATCAATCATAGGTTGCCAATTTTCCCCTGCATCTAAAGTGTGATAGACCTTAGGCTCAAAACCATCTGAATCCACACCGATTGTAGCATAACCTTCAAAATCACTTACAAAGTTGATAGAGCTAAACATAGGAGTATCAAAAGTCTCTTTTAGAAGCCAAGAGTTTCCAAAATCATCTGATATCAGTAAGATAGCGTTTCCCAGTTTTTCACCAGCTATAAAAATCTTATCTTCGTTGTTAATGTAACCATCGTGAAGGATATACTCTTCCGTGTTAACAGGAAGAGCACCACCTGACCAAGTTACACCTCCATCTATAGTAGTCATAAAGAAATTCTTATCTGTTTCATCTTCACTATAAATATTGAAAAGAATACCTCTATCTCCGAACATCTTGATCATTGGTGGTAGTCCATATTCATTTGGATAAGGAAGAATATAAGTCCCTGTTGGTTCGTGACTAGCTATACTTGCTCTATGAATGTTAAATTGGTACGGTATTCCTGTATCTTTACATACGGCTACAACTTCACCTGCATTATTTACTGCAATATCATGAACTGTATTCCATTGGAATGATGGCTGTCCGTACGGCTGATATGTCATCTCTGCTACATTTTCGAAATTATCACTTGTTGATAGTACTTTATTATTACCAGCTAATAAAATTCCATCTCCTTGATTATTAAATACTATAATTTTCTTCAAAGTTGTATTAGCTGTATATATAGTACTCCAAGTATTCCCACTATCTACAGTTTTTAATACAGAACCTTCATTTCCATTATCAGCACAAAGCCATCCATTACTTGTGTTCAAGAAAAACAGGTCATTTGAAACAGAATTATCGTTAAACCCAAGCGAACTAAGATCAACAAATTCCCAAACTGGTATTTCAAAATATACACCTGCTGCATCACTGGAAACCATTTCTCCGTCAATATAGCTTTCAACTCCTATATATTGAAGACCTGCTGCAACATTATTCGTATCCCACTCATACTCAAAAGGCTCTTCAAAATCAGTATAAGCATAATTATATGATACTATAAATCTTACAGAATCAGGTGTAGCTCCAGTATAGGATGTTTCAACATTCAATATTTCTCCTAATAGATAAGACTGTCCGTCAACTGGATAATCAATATAAATTTCATCTCCTAATGGCTCGTGTGTAACATCAATGAGTACTTCTTCAAAAAGAATAAAATCCTTACTCCAATCATCACTAAATCCAAGTAAATTAACCTTTATGCCAACTTGAGACTGAACTCCAATAGATAAATACATATCCCAAATCTGCTCTAATGGATAAAATGTTGCGTCAAGTTTTTGAAAACCTGTTACATTCGCAAATGGACCTGCGATTCCATAGAGGAGTAATGAAATTTCAGGGCCTAGATCAGCCCTGTAATCAACACCTATTTCTAAATCCGGAGCAGAGAAATCTGTTTCTGGATAATTCTCTGATATCTCTTCCCATCCATGAGTATTGGTATACCTAGAACCTAGTCTTCCAGTAAAGCTTTCACTTGCATTCATTGTTAATTCGGCAGTTATACTCCCATCCATTTGGATAAACAACTCAATTTTAGGAACAAAAACAACTGGTACAGGACCAAGCATGAAAGTCCAAGGTGTAAAGTAAAACTCAGCCAAAGCAACTCTAATACTATCACCAAATCCGGTGGATGATTCACACATTATTGACCCTAATTGAGTAAGCTCCACTCCTGTTTCAAATCTTTCAACATATGGGTGTGGAAACGGATCCCACTCCCAATCCCATTTAAACCAGAAAAACAAATCCATATTAAGTTCCGTATGTCCAGATAGAGTAACAGATCCATTTTGACTATCCAGAGTTTTAGAGAA encodes the following:
- a CDS encoding bifunctional UDP-3-O-[3-hydroxymyristoyl] N-acetylglucosamine deacetylase/3-hydroxyacyl-ACP dehydratase codes for the protein MFIKQRTIAEQVSVSGIGLHTGCQSTITFKPAKDDTGVIFRRIDLETPVDIPALIDYVDSIARGTILSNEGVKVYTVEHVLAALAGLQIDNVIIEIDAEEPPVLDGSAIGFVNVLINNVVEQEKPKEYFEIEKNVEYKELEKGIELIAVPSTKLQITYMVDYRNPALGTQFTTLYDLEKEFVDEYASTRTFCFLSEVEKLKEVGLIKGGNLDNSVVILDRELSQEERNIIESKLDLPKGVLPETKGIVGSVVLRYPNEPVRHKLLDLLGDLMLLGTPVKGHFLCARGGHEAHIGLVKELKKAIDKHKLIKKYKKSDNENFVFDVKDIMSILPHRFPMLLVDRILELVPEERVVGLKNVTANEDFFNGHYPGKPVMPGVLIVEAMAQTGGILLMNTLSDKNSKVPFFTSIDKVKFRRPVVPGDQIIMEIDMVRPLRRGICQMQGTAYVDGKKAAEALMTAMLVDKTNEE